A stretch of Prinia subflava isolate CZ2003 ecotype Zambia chromosome 14, Cam_Psub_1.2, whole genome shotgun sequence DNA encodes these proteins:
- the LOC134558292 gene encoding glutathione peroxidase 1-like has protein sequence MPGRGSARERPAQAQGGVGGGSWRDGAGGERPRRERSRSPAVRGMAAAAGGRAAGLAGLAGLSARPLGAAEPLSLGSLRGKVLLVANVASLUGTTTRDFLQLNELQQRYGPRGLQVLGFPCNQFGHQENCTNDEILPMLEHVRPGNGYKPNFLMFEKCEVNGKNAHPLFTFLKEALPFPHDDPSSLMTNPQYIIWSPVCRNDISWNFEKFLIGPDGVPFKRYSRSFETIKIQDDIELLLQKVA, from the exons ATGCCCGGGCGGGGCAGCGCTCGGGAGCGGCCGGCGCAGGCTCAGGGCGGGGTCGGAGGCGGCTCCTggcgggacggggcgggcgGAGAGCGGccgcggcgggagcggagccgTTCCCCGGCAGTGCGCGGCATGGCGGCGGCAGCAGGCGGGCGTgcggcggggctggcggggctggCGGGCCTGTCGGCGCGGCCCCTGGGCGCGGCGGAGCCGCTGTCGCTGGGCTCGCTGCGGGgcaaggtgctgctggtggccaATGTGGCGTCGCTCTGAGGCACGACCACGCGCGACTTCCTGCAGCTCAACGAGCTGCAGCAGCGCTACGGCCCCCGCGGGCTCCAGGTCCTCGGCTTCCCCTGCAACCAGTTCGGTCACCAG GAAAACTGTACCAACGATGAGATCCTTCCCATGCTCGAGCACGTTCGTCCTGGCAACGGGTACAAGCCCAATTTCCTAATGTTCGAGAAGTGCGAGGTGAACGGGAAGAATGCACACCCCCTCTTCACCTTCCTGAAAGAGGCGCTGCCCTTCCCGCACGATGACCCCTCCTCGCTGATGACCAACCCGCAGTACATCATCTGGTCCCCGGTCTGCCGCAATGATATCTCCTGGAACTTCGAGAAGTTCCTCATTGGCCCCGACGGCGTGCCCTTCAAACGCTACAGCCGGAGTTTCGAAACCATCAAGATCCAGGACGACATTGAGTTGCTTCTGCAGAAGGTTGCCTAG
- the RHOA gene encoding transforming protein RhoA gives MAAIRKKLVIVGDGACGKTCLLIVFSKDQFPEVYVPTVFENYVADIEVDGKQVELALWDTAGQEDYDRLRPLSYPDTDVILMCFSIDSPDSLENIPEKWTPEVKHFCPNVPIILVGNKKDLRNDEHTRRELAKMKQEPVKPEEGRDMANRIGAFGYMECSAKTKDGVREVFEMATRAALQARRGKKKSGCLLL, from the exons atGGCAGCCATTCGAAAAAAGCTGGTTATAGTCGGAGATGGTGCCTGTGGAAAGACCTGTCTGCTGATTGTATTTAGCAAAGACCAGTTCCCTGAAGTGTATGTCCCCACTGTCTTTGAAAATTACGTAGCAGATATTGAAGTGGATGGAAAGCAG GTTGAGTTGGCTTTGTGGGATACAGCAGGACAGGAAGACTACGATCGACTTAGACCGCTTTCTTATCCAGATACTGATGTTATACTTATGTGTTTTTCAATTGATAGTCCTGATAGTTTAG aaaacatcCCAGAGAAGTGGACCCCGGAGGTGAAGCATTTCTGCCCCAACGTGCCTATCATCCTGGTAGGAAACAAGAAGGACCTGAGGAATGACGAGCACACAAGACGAGAGCTGGCCAAAATGAAGCAG GAGCCTGTCAAACCCGAGGAGGGCCGGGATATGGCAAACCGCATTGGTGCATTCGGGTACATGGAGTGTTCGGCAAAGACCAAAGACGGTGTCAGGGAGGTGTTTGAAATGGCCACTAGAGCTGCTTTGCAAGCCCGGCGTGGCAAGAAAAAGTCCGGGTGCCTTCTCTTATAA